CTCCATGATGAACGCCAAATCGAAAAATCAGGCCCCGTCGTCCGCCTACACGGCAACACTCGAGAAACACAAGCTCATCTACGCCGGTTTCGATCCATATAACGGGGTGTTCGACGGCAGCTCGGCGGAGATGATGTTCACCGGTCACGAGCGTCTCGTCCTGGCGATGGTTTTTCACATGTTCGGCCACTACGCAGTCGACCGGAAACGAGTCTACCTCACCGGTTTTTCCTGGGGCGGCCGCCTTACCGGAGAGATCGTCCCAAGGGAACCGCGTGTGTTCACGGGCGGGATCGCGGTCGGGGGGTGTTTCACCAGCGGCGCCCGGATTATTCCAAGCTATCCCTACGCGCGGCGGCACGTCACAATGGTCTGCGCAACCGGCGACTGGGACTTTAACCGGCAGGAGACCTTCAATGGGTATGATACGTTTCTGTATCTCGGGTATGAGGCGTATTTCCTTCAGGAGCCGAGAAAAGGCCACGCCCGGATTTCCGGGGAGAACTTCGAGAAGGCGATTATGCTGCTGGACGAGGCCGCGGTGCGGAGGCGGTAGAGGAGGGGCGGAAAACAAACGTATCCGCCACGGGGGGATTTGGGGTTTTGCAATCGATGAATAAAAAGATAGGTCTTAAAAAATACACAAATTTCACGTGCATTGAGATTCCGTTTTTCTCAGTCTTCACGCATTCGAAACATTTGCCATTTGTCGAGAATCCGGCGACGAACTTGTCCTGATGCGTTAATCAGTCCCGTGTCCCATGATTTGAAATTTCACCCGAGTAGTTCTCATCGAGTCTTGATAAAACTACTTACTATATAATATAATAAAATCTCATAGTAATCAAATTGGGATACCAAAGGGGTATTCGCGGAATGTCTTCGATCGAGTTTTAAAACATGTGACATCTTATTCTATATTGTTCAAATTCAATAAAACGGGAGTGTATCTATGAAAAAAAGAGAGGTGATTATTTTGTTTTTTTCCATGTTTTTAATGAATTGCATAACCGATCCACCGGATTTATATGATTATAAACCGCCTAAAAATTACGAAGATGGATTTGTCCTTGGCACTTTGAGCGAGGTTGCGATCGAACAAAAATCAATAGAAAAAGCGGTGAGCCTGATACTTGTCAATAATCAAAATGAGGTTCATTCTCTACTGATTGTCCGGGATAACAAATTAGTGCTCGAAGAATATTTCAAAGGACATAAATATAAATAGGACGGACCCGGTCATCACGGTGAATATGTCACCTGGTATAAATTTATGCTTCATCATATTCAATCCGTCACCAAAAGCATCACTTCCGCATGTATCGGAATCGCCGTGGACAAGGGTTTCATCGATAATGTCAATCAATCGATATTCGACTATTTACCCGAACACCGGCATTTTAAAAAGAAACGGAAAAGAGAACATCACGATCGAACATCTTCTTACCATGACGTCCGGATTGGAGTGGAACGAGTGGAACGCCCCATACAGCAGCAAAGATAATCCGGTAATCGGCATCTGGTATTCGAAAAAAGATCCTATAAGTTATATTCTGGAAGTACGGTTGGCGAATACACCGGGAACGCATTTTTCTTATTACGGCGGTAATACGATAATCCTGGGTGAAATTATAAAGAATTCATCCAATCTGACCATTGAGAAGTTTTCAGAAAAATATTTGTTCGAACCCCTGGGAATCAACGCTTTTGAATGGGCGACACAATTTCCCAATGGCGTTTTTGAGGCCGCGAGCGGATTGAAACTCACTTCGAGAGATATGGCAAAAATCGGAATGACCTTTCTCAACAAGGGTACGTGGAACGGGGAAAGGATTATTCCCGGGGATTGGATCGATAAATGCGCAACTCCATTTTCCGGCAACGTCGATATTGATGTCCCCGGTGAGGATTCGGGAAAAATGGGATATTAGTATTCGTGGTGGACAAAATCGATCAAAAAGGGAGATAAGGTAATCCGGATGTTCCTCGCAAACGGGTTTGGGGGACAACATATAATGATTCTTCCCGAAGAAAATACGGTTGTCGTTTTCACCGGAGGAAATTATCTGACGTACAGGCCGACATTTTTAATTTTAGAAAGGTACATTATTCCTGCCCATACATCAGAGGACGTGGATTTATATAATATTGGTACCTTTTCGCAGCTCCCCCGGGAAAAGAAAAAAACTTACGATTTTTCGATCGAAAATTTGAATCTGTACATACCGGACGGAAAAACAATGGTGATACTGGGCCCCAGTGGGTTCGGAAAAACGACGCTCCTGAAAATGATAGCGGGCGTGATCCCGGTTGAATCGGGGAGCATCGAGTTCGACGGGAAGCGAGTGGACGAATTGAAACCCATGGACAGAAAAATCGGCATGGTTTTTCAGGACTACGCGCTCTACCCTCACCTGACGTCGAAGAGTAACGTGTTATTCTATTTTTTCTTCAAACGAAAAACACAGGAACTATACGAAAGTGCCAGGGAAAAATTCGACAGGACCAGCGAACTCATGGGTGTCGAACTGGCCTATCTGCCGGACAGAAATCCGGGAACGCTGTCCGGCGGGGAAAAACAACGGGTAGCGATCGCCCGCTGCATTACCAGGGACCCGAATGTTTTTCTCCTGGACGAAACGTTTTCGAACCTCGATCAAATGCTCCGGGAAAAA
The genomic region above belongs to Spirochaetales bacterium and contains:
- a CDS encoding serine hydrolase translates to MSINRYSTIYPNTGILKRNGKENITIEHLLTMTSGLEWNEWNAPYSSKDNPVIGIWYSKKDPISYILEVRLANTPGTHFSYYGGNTIILGEIIKNSSNLTIEKFSEKYLFEPLGINAFEWATQFPNGVFEAASGLKLTSRDMAKIGMTFLNKGTWNGERIIPGDWIDKCATPFSGNVDIDVPGEDSGKMGY